A DNA window from Brassica napus cultivar Da-Ae chromosome C1, Da-Ae, whole genome shotgun sequence contains the following coding sequences:
- the LOC106362641 gene encoding glutathione S-transferase T3-like, producing MDTTPGFVNRLNNQSSFSLDSPEPVWFSTEQSIPMDTPPVSEQSSSKERRKWSIKEDRILISAWLNTSKDSVVGNEQKATHFWRRIVEYYNSSPQLVGTIPRELAALREQRSGQNDDDVMKAALDIFFNDYSIKFTLEHAWRELRHDKKWCSAFLSKDKRKQPVEVDGEDAVAAGEARPIGVKAAKASIKRKKSGREEELEKIQCIMEMKEKISKRKVLERLIAKTDPLSEMKTSLKMKLMSETL from the exons ATGGATACCACCCCTGGTTTTGTTAACCGTCTCAATAACCAGTCGTCTTTTAGCCTTGATTCACCCGAACCAGTTTGGTTTAGTACAGAGCAGTCCATACCCATGGATACACCCCCTGTTTCTGAGCAGTCTTCAAGCAAGGAGAGGAGGAAATGGTCTATCAAAGAGGATAGAATCCTCATAAGCGCTTGGCTTAACACGAGTAAAGACTCTGTGGTCGGTAATGAGCAGAAGGCGACTCATTTCTGGAGGAGGATTGTAGAGTACTACAACTCAAGCCCTCAGCTGGTCGGGACAATACCGAGAGAGCTTG CGGCCTTGAGGGAGCAGAGAAGTGGGCAAAATGATGATGACGTGATGAAAGCTGCCCTCGATATCTTCTTCAATGACTACTCCATCAAGTTCACACTCGAGCATGCGTGGAGGGAGCTGAGGCATGACAAGAAATGGTGCTCCGCCTTTCTCTCTAAGGACAAGCGTAAACAACCGGTAGAGGTTGATGGAGAAGACGCGGTGGCAGCAGGAGAGGCTAGACCTATAGGTGTCAAGGCTGCTAAAGCTTCTATCAAGCGGAAGAAAagtggaagagaagaggagttggaGAAGATTCAATGCATTATGGAAATGAAAGAGAAGATATCTAAACGCAAAGTGCTTGAGCGTTTAATTGCCAAAACTGATCCACTATCTGAGATGAAAACatctttaaaaatgaaactaatgTCTGAAACGCTGTGA
- the LOC106364043 gene encoding fe(2+) transport protein 1 isoform X2 — translation MASTSTLLVKTIFIALIFASFTISPATSTAPEHCGSESANSCINKAKALPLKIVAIATILVASMIGVGVPLFSSNVPFLQPDGNIFIIVKCFASGIILGTGFMHVLPDSFEMLSSECLEENPWHKFPFSGFLAMLSSLITLFIDSMATSIYDSNNAYGVVPHGPANDVTLPTKDDDSAQLLRYRVIAMVLELGIIVHSVVIGLSLGATNDICTIKSLITALCFHQMFEGIGLGGCILQAEYTKLSKFLMAFFFAITTPFGIALGIALSTIYRNNSHSALITVGLLNACSSGLLIYMALVDLLAADFMGPKLQGSVNLQIKCFIAALLGCGGMSLIAKWA, via the exons atggctTCAACCTCAACACTTCTAGTGAAAACAATCTTCATCGCACTTATCTTTGCCTCTTTTACAATCTCTCCGGCAACTTCAACGGCGCCGGAACACTGCGGAAGCGAGTCAGCTAACTCGTGCATCAACAAGGCTAAAGCTTTGCCTCTCAAAATAGTAGCAATTGCCACAATCCTTGTAGCAAGCATGATTGGTGTTGGAGTTCCTCTCTTTAGCAGTAACGTGCCGTTCCTTCAGCCCGACGGGAACATTTTCATTATCGTTAAGTGTTTCGCTTCAGGGATTATCCTTGGAACCGGTTTTATGCACGTTTTGCCTGATTCTTTTGAGATGCTGTCATCAGAATGTCTTGAAGAGAACCCGTGGCACAAGTTTCCATTCTCAGGGTTTCTCGCTATGTTGTCCAGTCTAATCACTTTATTCATTGATTCCATGGCTACGAGCATCTATGATAGCAATAACGCATATGGGGTCGTACCACATGGTCCTGCAAATGATGTTACCTTACCAACAAAAGATGACGATTCTGCACAACTCTTGCGATACCGAGTCATTGCTATG GTATTGGAACTTGGAATCATAGTTCACTCTGTGGTCATTGGACTATCTCTAGGAGCAACGAATGACATTTGCACCATAAAATCACTCATCACAGCTCTTTGCTTCCATCAAATGTTCGAAGGCATAGGTCTTGGTGGTTGCATTCTCCAg GCTGAGTATACGAAGTTGAGTAAGTTTCTTATGGCGTTCTTTTTTGCGATAACAACTCCATTCGGAATAGCGTTAGGGATCGCTCTCTCGACAATTTACAGAAACAATAGCCACAGTGCATTAATCACTGTTGGATTGCTCAATGCATGCTCGTCGGGATTGCTCATCTACATGGCGCTTGTGGACCTTCTAGCGGCCGATTTCATGGGACCAAAGCTTCAAGGTAGCGTCAATTTGCAGATCAAGTGTTTCATAGCGGCTCTTCTAGGGTGCGGTGGCATGTCGCTCATCGCCAAATGGGCTTAA
- the LOC106364043 gene encoding fe(2+) transport protein 1 isoform X1: MASTSTLLVKTIFIALIFASFTISPATSTAPEHCGSESANSCINKAKALPLKIVAIATILVASMIGVGVPLFSSNVPFLQPDGNIFIIVKCFASGIILGTGFMHVLPDSFEMLSSECLEENPWHKFPFSGFLAMLSSLITLFIDSMATSIYDSNNAYGVVPHGPANDVTLPTKDDDSAQLLRYRVIAMVLELGIIVHSVVIGLSLGATNDICTIKSLITALCFHQMFEGIGLGGCILQFGDVFRLSIRS; the protein is encoded by the exons atggctTCAACCTCAACACTTCTAGTGAAAACAATCTTCATCGCACTTATCTTTGCCTCTTTTACAATCTCTCCGGCAACTTCAACGGCGCCGGAACACTGCGGAAGCGAGTCAGCTAACTCGTGCATCAACAAGGCTAAAGCTTTGCCTCTCAAAATAGTAGCAATTGCCACAATCCTTGTAGCAAGCATGATTGGTGTTGGAGTTCCTCTCTTTAGCAGTAACGTGCCGTTCCTTCAGCCCGACGGGAACATTTTCATTATCGTTAAGTGTTTCGCTTCAGGGATTATCCTTGGAACCGGTTTTATGCACGTTTTGCCTGATTCTTTTGAGATGCTGTCATCAGAATGTCTTGAAGAGAACCCGTGGCACAAGTTTCCATTCTCAGGGTTTCTCGCTATGTTGTCCAGTCTAATCACTTTATTCATTGATTCCATGGCTACGAGCATCTATGATAGCAATAACGCATATGGGGTCGTACCACATGGTCCTGCAAATGATGTTACCTTACCAACAAAAGATGACGATTCTGCACAACTCTTGCGATACCGAGTCATTGCTATG GTATTGGAACTTGGAATCATAGTTCACTCTGTGGTCATTGGACTATCTCTAGGAGCAACGAATGACATTTGCACCATAAAATCACTCATCACAGCTCTTTGCTTCCATCAAATGTTCGAAGGCATAGGTCTTGGTGGTTGCATTCTCCAg TTTGGAGATGTTTTCAGGCTGAGTATACGAAGTTGA
- the LOC106364045 gene encoding fe(2+) transport protein 1, whose product MASTSTLLMKTVFIVLFFVSFTISPATSTVPEECASESANPCVNKAKALPLKIIAIATILVASMIGVGAPLFSRSVPFLRPDGDIFTVVKCFASGIILGTGFMHVLPDSFDMLSSKCLEENPWHKFPFTGFLAMLSGLITLAIDSMATSLYTSKNAVGILPHGHGHGHGPANDDTFPTKDNDSETAQLLRYRVIAMVLELGIIVHSVVIGLSLGATNDTCTIKGLIAALCFHQMFEGMGLGGCILQAEYTNLKKFVMAFFFAVTTPFGIALGIALSTVYRENSPNALITVGLLNACSAGLLIYMALVDLLAAEFMGPKLQGSIKMQFKCFAAALLGCGGMSILAKWA is encoded by the exons atggCTTCAACCTCAACACTCCTAATGAAAACAGTCTTCATCGTACTCTTCTTTGTCTCTTTCACAATCTCTCCGGCAACTTCAACGGTGCCTGAAGAATGCGCAAGCGAGTCAGCAAACCCTTGCGTCAACAAAGCTAAAGCTTTGCCTCTCAAAATCATAGCAATTGCTACAATCCTAGTCGCAAGCATGATTGGTGTTGGAGCTCCTCTCTTTAGCCGTTCCGTGCCGTTCCTGCGACCCGATGGAGACATTTTCACCGTGGTTAAGTGTTTTGCCTCGGGAATTATCCTCGGAACCGGTTTTATGCACGTTTTGCCTGATTCTTTTGACATGTTGTCATCCAAATGTCTTGAAGAGAACCCGTGGCACAAGTTTCCCTTCACGGGGTTTCTCGCTATGTTGTCTGGTCTAATTACTCTAGCCATCGATTCCATGGCTACGAGCCTCTATACTAGCAAGAACGCAGTTGGGATCTTGCCACATGGTCATGGTCATGGTCACGGCCCCGCAAATGATGATACCTTTCCGACAAAAGATAATGATTCCGAGACTGCACAACTCTTGCGATATCGAGTCATTGCTATG GTATTGGAGCTCGGAATTATAGTTCACTCGGTGGTCATTGGACTGTCTCTAGGAGCAACTAATGATACTTGCACCATCAAAGGACTCATCGCTGCTCTTTGCTTCCATCAAATGTTCGAAGGCATGGGTCTTGGTGGTTGCATTCTCCag GCTGAGTATACGAACTTGAAAAAGTTTGTTATGGCATTCTTTTTCGCGGTGACAACGCCATTCGGTATAGCGTTAGGAATCGCATTATCAACCGTTTACAGAGAAAACAGTCCCAATGCGTTGATCACCGTTGGACTTCTCAATGCATGCTCGGCCGGATTACTAATTTACATGGCCCTTGTCGATCTTCTAGCAGCCGAGTTCATGGGGCCAAAGCTTCAGGGTAGCATCAAAATGCAGTTCAAATGTTTCGCAGCCGCTCTTCTCGGCTGTGGTGGAATGTCGATTCTTGCCAAATGGGCCTAA
- the LOC106365918 gene encoding E3 ubiquitin-protein ligase BOI, with the protein MNIFSPRLLSNRVNFKQDMNHGEFITGETLAVDPLSNAVAKPSFNKSESGLTYNFNSFNVVPPSTKRPRVSQYLDSDAHFASAVKLGSGPFGSPSINAELVSHIQNQQQLEIDRFVAQQTEKLRIEIEARQQTQTQMLASAVQTALAMKLKEKDDEILRMRNFNCVLQERVKSLFVENQIWRDIAQTNEAQANNLRTNLDQVLAQIKTLPTAVENDVESSCGSCVEGGEAITAVSGGCKRCGEREASVLVLPCRHLCLCTVCGSALLRTCPVCDSVMNASVHVNMSS; encoded by the exons ATGAACATTTTCTCTCCTCGGTTGTTATCAAACAG AGTTAACTTCAAACAAGACATGAACCACGGTGAATTTATTACCGGAGAAACTCTCGCCGTAGATCCTTTGTCTAACGCGGTTGCGAAACCTAGCTTCAACAAATCAGAAAGTGGTCTAACTTACAACTTCAACTCCTTCAACGTTGTTCCACCGTCCACAAAACGTCCGCGAGTATCTCAATACCTTGACTCAGACGCTCACTTTGCGTCTGCGGTTAAACTGGGGTCCGGGCCGTTTGGTTCACCATCGATAAACGCTGAACTCGTGTCACACATCCAAAACCAACAACAGTTAGAGATTGATCGGTTCGTAGCTCAGCAAACGGAGAAGCTTAGAATAGAAATCGAAGCTCGTCAGCAAACTCAAACGCAGATGCTAGCGTCTGCCGTTCAAACCGCGTTAGCCATGAAGTTAAAAGAGAAAGACGACGAAATTTTACGGATGAGAAACTTTAACTGCGTTTTACAAGAGCGGGTAAAGAGTCTTTTTGTTGAAAATCAAATATGGCGAGATATAGCTCAGACCAACGAGGCACAAGCTAACAATCTTCGAACAAACCTCGACCAAGTTCTTGCTCAAATCAAAACGCTACCAACCGCTGTAGAAAACGACGTGGAGTCGAGCTGCGGAAGTTGCGTTGAAGGTGGTGAAGCTATTACAGCGGTTAGTGGCGGTTGCAAGCGGTGCGGTGAGAGAGAAGCGAGTGTGCTGGTGTTACCTTGTCGTCATTTGTGTTTGTGTACGGTCTGTGGTTCGGCTTTGTTACGAACTTGTCCGGTTTGTGATTCGGTCATGAACGCTAGTGTACATGTTAACATGtcttcttaa